AACGATGCGGTGGTAGTACGTATTATTGATGGTATTCAAAAGGAGTTTAAAGTTAGAGTTGACGACCTTGTGAAAGACGGTGAGATTTCTGCGAATGTAGATATGTTACCTGGCGATATTTTGATAATTCCTGAAGCGTGGTTCTAACTCACGTTTTTAACCAGTATAATAGTCGGCTGTGTAGCTACGTAATGGTGTTGTAAGGTGTATTAATGCAGGAATTAAATCAGACGATTGAGTTGATTCTCAATTATCTAAAGGGAATTTGGATAAAAAAGCGATATATCATTATCGCTAGTTGGTTAATATGTCCGATTGGGTGGGCATATGTTGTGTCTTTACCAGACACATACTCTTCAAGTGCAAAAGTATATGCGGATACGAGAAACATGTTACAGCCACTGTTACGTGGTTTAACGCTATCTTCTAATCCTGATCAGGAAGTATTGCATATTGCAAAAACGCTATTTAGTTGGGACAACTTAGAAGATATAGCACGTGAAGTTGATCTCGATGTGAGAGCAAATAATCAAACTGAGTTTGAAAAAATTGTAGATGAGTTAAAGTCGAATCTAACCCTAAGCTCTACTGCGCGTGAAAATATTTTTACTATTTCGTATAAAGGCGAGTCTCCCGAACTTGCACAGAAAATTGTACAAACAACGTTAGATAAGTTTGTTGAGAGTACCCTAGGTAAAAACCGTGAAGACTCTGATGTTGCTGAAGCCTTCTTAGATCAACAAATTAAAGAGTACGAAACGCGCTTGTACGAAGCTGAGCAGCGTTTAGCTGACTTTAAACGTAAGCAATCTAAGATAATTCCTGAATCATCTAATTACTACGAGCTACTTAAAGAAGAAAAGAAGAAGCTAGCTAATGCAACACTCATTTTGCGAGAGCTAGAGTCTCGTTATGAGTCTGCGCAAGCCCAGCTATTAGGTGAAGAGCCAGTTTTTGGGTTGTCGCCTGAAACAACAGGCCCAAGCCGAGCATCGATTACTACTCAATTCGACGCTCGTATCTCTGCGCTAGAAAGCAAGTTAGATGAGTTACTTATTCGTTATACTGATCAACATCCTGAAGTGCAAGAAACGCAGAAGCTATTAGTACGTTTGAAAAAGAGCCGAAAAGATGAGCTAGCTGAAATAGCAAAATCTATGGCTGAGTCTGACGGTACATCTAGTTATATGTACGATGATTTAAATGCCAACCCTGTTTATCAAGAAATGAAAATTACAGTGGCTAATCTTCGCAGCGAAATGGCATCAATAAAAGTGCGTGTGGAAGCATTTCAAAAGAATGTTACTGAGCTAGAAGATAAAATTAATTTAGTGCCAAGTATGGAAGCGGAACAAACAGCATTAAACCGAGATTACGGCATTACCAGAGATAAATATCAAGAGCTATTGCAACGCAAAGAATCAGCTCGACTATCTCGTGAAGCTGCAAACTCGACTGATGATGTTACGTTTAGAGTCATTGACCCACCTAAGTTACCCAAAGAGCCAAGTGGCCCAATGCGCGGCTTGTTATATACTGTAGTATTAGTAGCAGGTTTTGCAGTTGGTATCGCAATTGCGTTTATTATGAGCCAATTAAAACCCGTGGTCCTGCGTGCAAGTCAACTTAAACAAATTACTGGATTACCAGTGTTTGGTGTTGTCTCGCATACCGATGGTGATCTTATTAAGCATCAGATGCGCAGAAAGCTAATTACGTTTGCTGTTTCTTGCTCGGCAATAGTGTTTATTTATGCCACCTTAATGGCGTTTGAGTTCATATTTGGCGGTATGCCGACTCACCTTATTGCGAGGTTCTTATGAGTACAATAGAAAGAGCGTTGCAGAAGCAGCGTGAAGCGGCTGAGAAAGCAAAAAAAGAAAGCGCTGCCAAACAAACAGATAGCAAAGAAACGTCAGATGGTCAAAGCACCATTGAACGTGCAGGCCAGCACTCAGCTACAATGTCTGCCAATAAGGAGGCAAGTAGTAATGAGGTGAAAGTTGAGCAATCAACCTCACCAGCTGAACATAAAGAGCCTATGCAAAGTGCACCACCTGAGCCTGAAAGTCAGGATGTATCTGCGGATGCATTACATAATACCGGTGCTGAAAGCGTCCCAACAACTGAAGAGGTAGCAGTTAAAGACTCTAATAATCAATCTATAACGTCGGCTAATAAAAAAACGCTATTTATTGATATTGAAGAGTTAGAGCGAAACGGGTTTGTTTCTGGTTCTAGCACAAGAACGCGGGTGAATGAAGAGTTTCGCTCTATTAAACGAAAACTGCTTAATAATGCTTTTGGTCCACTGAAGGACACGGTAGAAAGCCCGAATGTGATCATGGTATCAAGTGCTACCTCGAATGAAGGTAAAACGTTTTGTGCGGCTAACTTAGCCTTATCAATTGCGCTTGAACAAGACGTAAAAGTACTGTTAGTGGATGCAGATGTAATTCGTCCTGCTTTAGATAAAGTACTTAATTTTAACGTTGAAGTTGGGCTAGTTGAGTATTTAAGGGGCAAAGAAAAGTCTGTTGAGAATATTATTTACGATACCAATTTCAAAGAATTGCGTATCATTCCTGCAGGTAATCCGCATCACTTAACGACAGAATTACTGGCAAGTGACAAAATGCGCAACTTGGCAAATGAGTTTGCCCGACGTTATCCAGACCGTATTGTTATTTTTGATGCACCACCAATGATAGGTGTGAATGAGTCAGCGGTATTAGCAACATTTTCTGGGCAAATATTAATTGTTGTAGAAGAGAATAAAACACAATTAAGTAGCTTAACTGAAGTAACTGAACTATTGCCTAAAGATAGAGCTGTAGGCTTTATTGTTAACAAAGCAATACGCAGTGCTTCAGAAAGGTATGGCTACTATTAATTCCTAATCAATAAGGTTAAATTATGCTAGGTAGCGCTTTGCTTCCTAGCATTTATTTCGGTGTTTAAGGGAATGCAATCTTGATAATAATAAAATGGAAAAAGTCTAAAGTAACACAGCATGTGTTGATGGCGATTTCTACCTTATGTCTAAGTAACGCTTATGCTGGCAATCTTGAAATTGCGCCTGCATTTGATCTTGAGTTACTTGCTTATGATGTTGATGGATCATCAACGATTAATGAATTCGCATCTCAGCCATCTCATGACAATGCGTTACAAATGCATTCTATACTAGGTGTATCTTACCAAAGCGCTCATCTTGACTCTCAACTACGAATAAAAAATCGCTATATAGAGTTAGATAAAGCGGATGATAATCGAAGCTACACTAATATAAACTTCAGAAATACACTCTCTTTTTTCTCTGATCGAGTGTTGCTCGGGCTTAACAGCCAGAAGAGTCATCGAGTCTCTGATAGCCGTTTAGGTTATTTTTCAGATGGCATCGCTTTTGATAATTTAACAGATTTAACCACTCATTCTGCCAGCCTTACCATGCGCACAAAACCAAAGGTGTCGCGTTATACCTCTTTGCAATTAACCGCGACTGATACCAAGTCGGGTGCGGGTAGCTTAGAAAATAACTCTTTTGCTATTGATGGCGCTAGCTATGGTGCTGAATTTACCGCGGGTGGCCAATTTGGCTCTAAGAGTTACTGGGGTGTGACACTTAGTAAGCGAAAAACTAAGCGTGAACGCTTTGAAGACTTCACCTCTGAAGATGCATCGATACGTTTAGGTGCGCCCATATGGGAGCGCTTGCGCTTTGTTGTACAGGCAAATCACAATGAATCATCGTTAACTGGCAATCGCTTTGGTGACAATGATCCTAACTCTACCAGTTGGGGATTCGGCTTCGAATATGGTGATATCAGGCGCTCCTATGTAGGTGTGCTTTATAATTTCCGTAACTCTGGGCAAATCGATGACGACTTTTTTAGTTATTATATCAACCTTGTTCCAAGCGAAAGAACTTCTGTTTTTGCTGAGTATACGAAGAAATACTATGGCATATCAAAACGTTTAGATGCGTCTTGGAAGCTTAAGCACTTTCGCTTAAACGCGACTTTCAATGATGATGTGACGAGTTATTCACAAACCCAATTTGCGCAAGTCGATCTTGGCTTATTTGTCTGTCCTTTTGATCAACCATTTGATATTGCGAACTGTTTTCAGCCTGACTCGATTGATTATGAATTAGCACCAAATGAAGTTAGCGCTAACTTTTTTGAGACACAGCCTGTATTAACTGAACAGGTGTTGTTACAAAAAGTCGGGCAAGTAAATATGTCATACGAGTTTAGAAGATTGACCATTGCAGCCAGCGTATTTACGACCGAACGTGACTTTTTAGAAAGCAACTTCTTGCAAGAAACGCAAGGCTACAGTGTGTCGCTTAAATGGCGAGCGGGACGACACGGCCGCTTTACAGCTACCAGCCGTTTTTCTGAAGTAGAGTATGAAAGTGAGAGTAGGGGGGATGATAACCGCTCTAACGCACTTACGTACGCCCACACGTTGTCGGCTAAGCTAAGTGTGGCATTTACTCTTAGTGAAAATGAGCGAACATCAACGACGCTAGAGAATAACTTTTCAGATAAGCGTGCCAGTTTAAAAGTAGGTTATCAATTTAGGTAACACGGTTGGATGGTTTTGCTGTATTCAAGAATGATAAACCCCATAATTGCTTATGGGGTTTATAAGTAACAAGTACTGCTTATTATTATAGCTATTTTCGTCTATTTATTATTTTCATTTATAGCAGGCTTATTAATGCCGCCGCGAAAATTAAAATGATTAGCGCTTCCTGTTTTTTATACTTGCCAGGATAAATGGACTGTCGTCGTTCGTGCATAGCCAAATTCCTTCTTTAAAATTTAACAAATACACCCTGTGTTACCAATATCCTTTTATGTCCCTTAACATAAAATGCTTCAATGCAGTCAATACTAATCACTCACCTATAGAGGCATTTTAAATTTTTGGACAAATACTAAGTTTCATATTAGAAACTAGTAGTACTAGACTCTTTTTGAAACAAGCCATAAATTTATATTCAACAATAAAACCTAATAATGGCTTACTTTGAATTTACATCAGAGTCTATTTCACTATAGCTCGTTTTGTACTTTTGTTCCAAAAGTTTGTCAACATATTGTGAAAGCTTAATCTTATGCTCAACAGAGTTATCTAAAATCTCCACCATTTCCAGCAACATTTCCTTATACCGCTGATCTGGAAGCTGCCCTGTATTTAACGTTAATACGTTATCATCAGACCCGTTATTGCTTGATATGTTGCTCATTCCATCATTCGTCAGAGGCGCAGCTTGGTGCGCCATTTCTTCACCCATCTCTTTTCTTACCGCAGCGATGGCTTCAGCATCAATGTGTTTAATATCTTCTAAGAACGCAAATAATAAAACGCGGTCAACAAAGGTATTAATTTTACGTGGAATACCTTGCGTAAATTGATAAATGGCTGAGTACGCATCGTTAGTAAATAACTCTCCTTGATCCCATCCTGCGTGCTTAAGGCGGTACTCAATATATTCAGCAAGCTCATCTTCAGATAATGAGGATAAGTGGCAAGAAGCAATAATACGCTGCCTAAATTGCTCCATATTAGGCGCTTGAATAATATCTTTTAATTCGTTTTGGCCAAGTAAGAAGCTTTGTATTAATGGTTGGCCATTGATTTGAAAGTTGGAAAGCATACGAAGTTCTTCAATTGATTCAAGCGGTAAGTTTTGCGCTTCATCAACAATAAGTAATGCTTTACGCTGCTGCGCATGTAAGCGTTTTAAAAATAATTCGATGGCATTTAAATTGGCAACTTTAGTATCGTTTTCTGGCTGAAGATTGAAGACAGCTGCGACCATTTTGACAAGATCATCAGGTGATAACTTGGGAGTCACTATTTGTTTAGCGATAACTTCATCTTTGGGGACTTGTGCAATCAAGTGATTTGCGATGGTTGTTTTTCCCGTGCCAATGTCGCCAGCAATTACGATAAAGCCTTCTGCTTGAGAGAGGCCGTACTGCAAATATGAAAGTGCGCGTTTATGTAATTTACTGGCAAAAAATACGTTTGGATCGGGGGTTAACTGAAATGGCTTTTCGGTTAGTCCAAAAAATGACTCATACATTGCTAAATCCTTTCATTTTTATCTTGTAGTATCCTAACGAATTCTAAGTTACAGGTCACTTACTCTTTATAGATATTATAGGTAGCATCCTAGTATGTGTACTCTGACTGGGTACGCAGTTGTCGATAACTTCAGATAAGTGTATTGTACGCTGCGATGCATAAAAAATTAGAAAAAGAACCGTACATAATCTATAACTAGATAAAAGGTCAACAATTATATAATTTGGAGAAAGTTTATGTCACTTATGACAACCGCCCAAGTTGCTGAGTTTTTGGGAGTGAAGGAAGTGCGTGTTGAGCGTTTAGAGCGTGAGCACTTATTAATTGCTAAAGAAAAAGATGCAAATGGCTCCCCGCTATTTGATGAAGAAGACGTGAAGCGATATAAGACTCTGGCTGAGCGTATTGGTGGTTTATAATAGCCAGACTAGCGTTATCTATTAATGTATTTAGTAGCGAGCTTAATAAGTAATTTAGTGCTCGCTCTTGATTCTTTGCTTTATCTATTATCAGGTATTTATACCAGGTATTTAAATTCTACAGTTTAATCTTCCGTAATTCCTTCATAATGACATCAAGATTATATCTAGCGTGAATATCACTTTGTTTGTTAGGGTTATGTGCATTCACTTCAGATAATACTACCCATAATATACAGGCGACGATATACAGCACTTCATATAATTCGACTTTTTCTTTAATGTCTTTTTGATTAAGTTTGGCCTGTTGGCAGTAATGCGAAATGAATTGTTCACGTTTAGCACCAGTGATTTTGAATTCGTACATTATGCAAGCCAGATCCCAACATACATCTGTAAAACAGGCGTAATCCCAATCCAAAAAAGTCACATTGATTTTTTTATGCGGATCAGTATTGTTCTGGCTAAACAGGATGTTGTAAGGGTTTAAGTCGCAATGGATGAAAGTGTTATCTTCTTTAATGATATTAAGTCTACCGTGTACTTGGTTAACAATAGCGTTTATCTCGCAGAGATCTTGTTTACTGATTCCAAAGATTAAGGTTTCATCCAATTCATTAATTTTATTCAAATCGTTTATTATGCTACTACATACATCAAACTTTTCAGGTTGCAGCAATGACGTTGATGTTTGTTTGTTGGCGGGCTTCTTAAATGTACCTTGGCCAAGCTTGTGCAGTGTCACCACAGCCTCGCGTAGTGCTGCTAAGTGCTCATCTGACAGGTTTTGCGTTAAGTGCTCTCCCTTAATCTGAGTCATTACTTGAATACTATCTTCTTTATTTGCATAAAGTATTGGTGGTGCGATGTGATTAGAAGCTGCTAAGCGTTGTAAGTGAAAACTAAGTGGAGATATCGGCTTTATTAGTTGTTTAACGATAAAATTAATAGGCTCATTCTTAGCGTATGAAGTGTGTTCATCTAGGTAAACCGCAATGTGTTGAGCCTGCTCCTCAGGAAACTGAGCCTTGATCGCGTTAATAGTGCTCGCAATTTCATGCGGGTTGAGGGCGCAACTCACGCTGTATACTTCATTCGACAACCCGTTAGAGATAGGAGATATGTCAATAACAGGAAACAGTGTGAATAAAGGATAATGGGCTAATTTTATTTCTAATTGCTTGATTGTAAACGTATTTTTGTTTTCTATTGATGTAGAAGAAAAGGTCATTATTGCTCTTGCGTGCGCATAAGCGACTTATGCCGCTTGTGCTTCCCAAGTCGCTTCTGACGCTTTGTACATTTTTCGCCAGCGCTGATAGCCAACAATGGCTAACACAGTATATAAAATAAAAAGAATCGCAGTAGGGTAGTACCCCTTCATGGTATAAATATAGATAGATACAGCGTCAATCACTACCCAGTAAAGCCAATTGTTGATTTCTTTTTTTACAACCAAATACGTTGCCATTACGCTAAAAATAGTGGTGGCTGTATCTAAATATGCAAAATCTGCGGAGGTATAGTTGTCCATCACATACCCAAGTACTCCACTCAGTAGGCAACAAATAATAATAATATGAACGTGAGTATTTAAGCTAAAAGCAATGATGGTTTCACCTAACTCGTTGTCAGACAGTTCGGTGTGGCTATCTTGATGGGTTGCTATTTTTTTGTTGTACATTGCACGCCAACTTAGCCAGCCAAATACTGCCATTCCCATGTAATAAAAATTCAGAAACGATTCCATGTAAAGCAGTCCGTTCCAGAACAACAGGGTATATATAAAGGTACTTGTAAACGCTGCTGCCCAACACCAAAGGCTTTGCTTAATAGCAAGAAGCAAATATGCTACCGCTAATCCTACAGCAATGTATTCCCAGTGCGACATCGCTGTAAAGCCTGCTAAGGTTTCGCTCAAAAATTCCATATTAGTACTTACTTCGCTTTTATTTACTTCAAATAACTCAACATATTTACGGTTTATTGGCTTGGTGTTAGATCTGCGTTGATAAATTTACAGACAAAAATATTCTTACCAAACTGCTCGTAAGACTTTTTCATTTCAGCAGATAAAACTTGCATGAGATAATCGTATTCACCAAATATTTGAGTGCTCATGGTATTGGTAATAACGGTTAAATTGTCGTGCTGATTTAAACGCTCAATAAAGCTTTTAATTGCTGGAATATAGTCTTCAGAAAGTGGGTAGTTACTGATTTCAACTGATAGATTCATATTTTAATACTCTTGTAGTTGAGGCAAACGGCACAACTATTACAGATGTTCTTAGTGTAAAGGTTAATCAATACAGACATCTGACAGTAAGTTATTACTTACTGTCAGATGATAATACGCCTATGTTACTTGTTGATCAATGGTTAAAATTGATAACTTAAGGTTAAGCCGTAAACTAATGGCTCGCCTAATTGTGTATAGGTTTTCGAAGTGTAGCCGTCGCGAGGATCGTTACCAAAATAAAATCCTCTTACTGCATAATCTGTATCCATCAGGTTTCTTGCCCAAGCCGATACAGTGACATCACCTAAATCATAAGCTAGCTTAAGGTTAATCAGGTTAATGTTTTCTGATTTTTGATCATGACTGTCTGAAAAGAAAAACGCATCTTTACCTTCAACACCCAGTGTAAGGTAGAAAAATTCGCGAATGTTGTAATTTAAACCCACTGAGTATTGATAGCCTGGCGCGTGTGCTTGCTCCCGACCTGTTTTGTCGTCACCGTCTGCGGTAACGAATCCGTCAATCTCAGTGTCTAACCAACCTAAGCTGGTATTTATGCTAATTGCTTTGGTTAATTTGTAGTCTAGTTCAGCTTCTAAACCGTAGTTAGTGCCTTCCGTTGCATTGTCGTAGTAACCAGTAAATGCCGCACCTTGATTAATCCAGCTTTTAAGCTGCATATCGTCACGCTTCATATAAAAAGCAGCAAAACGAAGTGCTAAATCGCCTGAAGTGGATTGGCCTTTAACGCCAAACTCTGCACTTAATAAGGTTTCAGGCTCAAAGCTAATGTGATCAGCTAATACCGTTTGATAGTTGCCTAAGCCACTATTCTTAAACTTACCTAGAGCATCGCCATTAATTCCGCCTGCTTTATAGCCTCGGGTTAAGCTGGCATATAACATTGTTAGGTCAGATACTTGGTATTCAACCGCAAGTTTACCGCCCCACATAGTATCAGACAGATCTTCTACAATAAGGTTAGAATCAACATAATCGCCTCCATTGCGTTCAACACGTAAACCAGCAATGACCTTTACATCAGCGCCAATTGGATGTGCTAATTGACCATAAATCGCAATATTTTGTGTGTCGTATTGGCTAGTAAAGTCGGCTGCTTGCCATAAATCCCAATTCCAAAAATCACGCTGTAAATCTACATCGCGACGTTGAGCATACATACCCACTGTCCAGTTGGTGTAGCTTGCTGATGGATTGGTACTTAAACGTACTTCAAAACTTGCATCGTCACGATTTCTAGAATAATAATCAGTGGTTGAATAACCGTCTTCATGAATACCAACATAGCTCCAGTCTTCGTCATAACCATAAACTAAGTCAGAGTCGCTAATACTGGCGTTAATATATAAGTTAAAGCGAGACCAGCCCGTGTAGTTTGCATTGAAAGCGTATGCGTTTGTTTTTTGTTGATCAACACCTGGCTCGTCAGAAAGTGTCGTGCGGTTATTGTCTAGTGAAAATGCGTCGTAGCCATTATCAATATCAATGTAATGAGCAACAAAGCCTAGCGTTAAATCAGGTGTAGCGTCTACTCTTACTTTAGCGCGACCCACTAACTCGTCAATGTTGTTAGTGTCATCACGATTTAAAAATGTGTTTTCTATATAGCCGTCACTCTTATTACTATTAAGCGATATATTTACAGCGCTATTGTCAGTGATGCCATTGCTATACGCTGCACCAATTTGACGGCTGTTATAGTTACCACTGCCTAGTACTACTTGACCACTTTGGTAATCGGTAGGTGTCGCAGACTCCATATAAATCATGCCGGCCAGTGCATCTGAACCAAAACGAGTGCCTTGAGGGCCGCGGTATACTTCTACCTGTTCGATATCAAATAAATTGGCAGCAGCACCTAATCCAGAGTAGTTTATACCGTCAACAACAATGCCTACTGATGGATTGATTGGATCTACAAATTGGCTGCGCAGACCAACCCCGCGGATTTGGAAAAACTTTGCTCTTGATGCGCCTGACGAGAAATTAACGTTGGCGACAGAGTTAAGCGCATCTTCTAAGTGAATAGCATTGCGTTTTGCTAACTCTTCTTCATTTAGTAAGCTCACACTGGTACTTAGTTTCTCTACAGTGACAGGGTTAAACTCGCCTTTAACTGTAATACGCTCAATATCTTCTACTTGAGTATCAGCATAAGCAGGAAAAAGGGCAGAGGATAAAGCAACAGATAGCAAAGTTAGTTTTGGTTTCATTAATTTGGATCTCATTATTGTATCTAAATTGAGATCCGGATGTGACGAGTGATAAGGTGTATTTTATACCAACATAACCATTTGCTAAGAATTAACTTATATTGGCGTTGACTTATCTTTAAAGTAAGTACTAACACACTTTTGAGTATTGAGGCTAAATTACAGAAAATTGCACAATACTTAACACCATTCCTCCGCCAGCGTTAACCGGATCAGGTTCAAAGGGTTTGTGATGACAATTTTCACATCTCAGCTTAATCGCAATATTGATAATTAACCAATTATCGCAACTTCATAAGCACCCCCTGGTAAGCGAGCTAAATTGTACAGCGCTTTCACTAAAAGTGGAACCACACTAAGCAGTTAAACCTTAAATGATATTTCGCTAATTAGCGCATTATGCATTAACCTTGCGGCAGACGTTCCATCCCAATATGAGGGATATTATCTTCAAGGTACTCTTCACCAAGGCGGACGAAGTGATATTTTTCATAAAAATGCTGCAAATGTGATTGCGCCGAAATGTGGCAGGTATGCTTTGGCCAAGTTTTTTCTAATGTAGTAACGCCTAATGCTAATAGTTGATAACCCAATCCTGAACCGCGATTGTCGGCTGATGTTGCGACTCTGCCAATGCTTGGCATATTTTCATAAGTGGTATTTGGTGGCAGTATACGTAGGTATGCAGCACAGGTATCTCCTTCCATCGCGAAAATATGAAGGGTATCAGGATGAGTATCAAAATTGTCTAAGTCTGGGTAGTAACAGGTTTGTTCTACCACAAATACGTCAATTCTTAATTTTAAAAAGGCATATAACTCTTGGGTAGAGAGTTGATTAAATGGTTTCACGCACCACTGCATTTTATGCTCCTTAATGCACATCAGGTTCAGTATTTTGATCATTAGCTGCTATCATACACAGCACCATTTTAGACAACAATTTCTGATAGCATATTTATTAGCACTCACGTTGTATTTAGTAAGGCAGTTAATTGATCGAGTATGTATTAAAGCGTTCTCATAAACGTAGAACCTTGGCCATTCAAGTAAAGCGCGGACAAGTGCAGGTAAATGCGCCAACAGCGGTGAGTGAGCAATTTATCGCGCAATTTGTGCAACAAAAGGCGCTGTGGATAGCTGAAAAAGTTCAACAGTCGTTACTGCTTATGCAAGAAGCCGAGCAGTTTCAAAAAAGTTATAAAAGCGGTGAGCGGTATGATTACTTAGGCAAAACGTATCGGCTTAAGATAGCAGTCTCATCACGCTATCGTATTGACTGGCCTGATCATCATGTATACGAAAATGATTTACACGAAAATCATTTACTAGAAAGTCACTTATTAGAAAATCGTTTATTAGAAAAGCGTGAGCGAGAGAGCCAAACTACACAGGAGCTGGAGCAGGAGCAGGAATTAGTGGTGTCTGTCCCCTCAAAATTTATGTTATCAGAAGAGCAATTAAGTGGTTATCTTAGTAAAAAAATTCCAGAAAGTTATCGACTACGCGCACAAGCGGTTATCACTGAACGCGTAGAATATTATGCGAGCGTGATGC
This is a stretch of genomic DNA from Flocculibacter collagenilyticus. It encodes these proteins:
- a CDS encoding M48 family metallopeptidase, whose translation is MIEYVLKRSHKRRTLAIQVKRGQVQVNAPTAVSEQFIAQFVQQKALWIAEKVQQSLLLMQEAEQFQKSYKSGERYDYLGKTYRLKIAVSSRYRIDWPDHHVYENDLHENHLLESHLLENRLLEKRERESQTTQELEQEQELVVSVPSKFMLSEEQLSGYLSKKIPESYRLRAQAVITERVEYYASVMQLTPSKLQFKRYKRRWGSCSAAGVVSFNWLLIMAPLWVIDYVVVHELCHLKEMNHSNKFWRWVACYYPNYADAKHWLQTNGHSLQV